The segment ATGTCGATATTGCGACATTTATTTACAAAAGGTGAATGGCATGATCAAGGTGGGAATTGTCGGTGGGACCGGGTATACCGGCGTCGAACTGCTGCGTCTTCTGGCACTGCATCCCCACGCGAAAGTGTGTGCCGTCACATCGCGCAAGGAAGCGGGCATGCGCGTCGACGCCATGTATCCGAGCTTGCGCGGTTACACCGATGTGGTGTTTTCCACGCCGGAGGACGCCGGGCTCGGCGAGTGCGACGTGGTGTTCTTCGCGACGCCCAACGGCATTGCCATGGGCGAGGCGCGGGCGTTGCTTGATGCGGGGGTGCGGGTGATCGACCTGGCCGCCGATTTCCGGATCGGCAACGTGGCCGAGTGGGAGGCATGGTACGGCATGCGCCATGCTTCCCCGGAGTTGGTCGCCGAAGCCGTTTACGGACTTCCCGAGGTCAATCGCGAGGCCATCTGCGGCGCGCGGCTGGTGGCCAATCCCGGATGTTACCCGACGGCCGTGCAGTTGGGATTCCTGCCCCTGATCCAGTCGGACGCGATCGCGCTGGACAGTTTGATCGCCGATTGCAAATCCGGCGTGTCGGGAGCGGGGCGCAAGGCCGAAGTCTCGTCGCTGCTGGCCGAAGCCGGCGATTCCTTCAAGGCTTACGGTGTCGCCGGGCACCGCCACTTGCCTGAAATCCGCCAGGGGCTTTCGCGGGTGGCGGGCGAGCCGGTCGGACTGACCTTTGTGCCCCATCTGACGCCGATGATCCGCGGCATTCATGCCACACTCTACGCCCGTCTGGTGCGCGACGTGGATCTGCAGGACGTGTTCGAATCGCGCTATGCCAACGAACGTTTTGTCGATGTGCTGCCGGCCGGCAGCCACCCCGAAACGCGTTCGGTGCGGGGAGGCAACCTGTGCCGGATCGCGGTGCACCGGCCGCAGGGCGGCGATACGGTGGTGGTGCTGTCGGTGATCGACAATCTGGTCAAGGGGGCGGCCGGCCAGGCGGTGCAGAACATGAACCTGATGTTCGGTTTTGCCGAGGATGCCGGACTCGGGATCGTTCCGTTGCAGCCGTGACGCTTGAAAACTGGTCAGACGGCCCTATATCCGACTAAAATAGTAGGATGAACCGCCGATAACCGGTGCAATCGATTAAGTGAGGTTTACCATGAGCACTGCCGCAACCGAAATGCCGAGCCCGATCAATTTTACCGACAGCGCTTGCGCCAAGGTACGCGATCTGATCGCCGAGGAAGGCAATCCCGATCTGAAACTGCGCGTGTTCGTCACCGGCGGCGGCTGCTCCGGTTTCCAGTACGGATTCACCTTCGACGAGATCGTCAATGAGGACGATACCCCGATCGATCGCGATGGCGTCACCTTCCTCGTGGATCCGATGAGCTACCAGTACCTGGTCGGCGCCGAGATCGATTACCAGGAGGATCTGAACGGTTCGCAGTTCGTGATCCGTAATCCGAACGCGCAAACCACCTGCGGCTGCGGATCGTCGTTCTCGGTTTGAGGATAACGAGCTATGATAGAAGCCCGGGCCTGATTCCCGGGCTTTATCATATGTGAGCGACATGAACAAGCTGCCACCTATCCAATTGCCCAAAATCGAATTCGCCCGCGAGTTCACGTTTTCCGATGCCGATTTCGAACGCGTCCGCAAAATCATCTACAAGGAAGCGGGCATCTCGCTCAATCCGTCCAAAAAGGACATGGTCTATGGCCGGCTGGTGCGCCGGATCCGGGAGCTGAAACTGGCGGGCTTTTCCGCCTATGTGGATTTGCTCGAGTCGTCCGGCGGCAAGCGCGAATTCGAACAGTTCGTCAACGCGCTGACAACCAATCTGACGTTTTTCTTTCGGGAAGAGCATCACTTCCCCATCCTTGCCGAGCATCTGAAAAAGAAAACCGGCACGGGCGAAATCAGCATCTGGTGCTCCGCGGCCTCAACGGGCGAAGAGCCCTATTCGCTGGCGATGACCGCCCTTGAAGCGTTTCCCGGCGCGTCGCGCCCGAACATCAGTATTCTTGCCACCGATCTTGATACCAGTGTGCTGGAAACCGGAAGAAAGGGCATTTACAGCGCCGACAAGGTCGCGCGCCTGCCTCCGGGCCATGCGGTGAAATACTTCGACAAGTTGCCCGACGGCAATTATCAGGCCAAGGCCCTGCTGCGCAACATGATCACGTTCAGCCGGCTCAATCTGATCGAACCGAACTGGCCGATCCGCAAAACCTTCGATGCGATCTTTTGCCGTAATGTGATGATCTATTTCGATCGCGAAACCCAGCACAAGATCCTCAAGCGTTTCTCGCCCTTGCTCAAACCGGACGGATTGCTCTTTGTCGGCCATTCGGAAAACTTTTACTTCGCGGCCGATACTTTCCGGCTTCGCGGCAAAACAGTCTACGAACATACGCCAAAAACATGAAAATCCTTGTGTTGGGCGCCGGCGTCGTCGGCGTCTCGACGGCCTGGTTCCTGGCGCGCCAGGGGCATGAAGTGGTTGTGGTGGACAGGGCGGCGGGAGCCGCGCGGGAAACCAGCTTCGCGAACGGTGGGCAAATTTCGGTCGGCCAGTCCGAACCCTGGGCCAATCCCTCCGCGCCCTGGAAAGTCCTCAAATGGCTGCTGCGCGACGATGCGCCGCTCCTGTTCCGTCTGAAGCTCGATCCCGCGCAATGGGAGTGGGGTCTGCGTTTTCTTGGCGAGTGCCTGCCGGGGCGCTGGCAGCGCAATATGGCACAGATGGTCGCGTTGGGCTCGTTCAGCCAGGAGGCGTACCGGGAAATAGCCGGACATGCCGGACTCGATTTTGATCACGCCAAGGCCGGCATCATGACGCTGTTCAGCACGCAACGGGAGCTCGATGAAGGCGCGCAGCGTTGCGCGAGACTCGCCGAACTGGGTATCGAGCGCCGTCTGGTTTCGCGCGAGGAGATGGTGGCCATCGAGCCTGCGCTCGCCTGTCTTGCCCCGACGCTGGCCGGCGGCGCCTGGTGTCCCGGCGACGAATCCGGCGATGTTCACCGGTTCACCACCGGGCTTGCCGAGTCGGCGGCGCGCATGGGGGTCTCCTTCCTGTTTCAGACCCGCGTCAATGCCCTGCTTCCCGAAGGAGGGCGGATCACCGGTGTGTCCGTCACGGGACCCGACGGCCACTACCGGATCCTGACGGCCGATCGCTATGTCCTGGCGGCCGGCAGCTATTCGCCGCAACTGGCCGCCACCGCCGGTTTGCGTCTTCCGGTGTATCCCGCCAAAGGCTACTCGGCGACGGTGCCCGTGTCCGGGGACGGTTCCTCCGCACCGGTGGTCAGCCTGACCGACGAATCCCACAAACTGGTGTTTTCCCGCTTGGGGCAGCGCTTGCGCATTGCCGGCACCGCGGAGCTGGCGGGATATTCGCCAACGCTGAACACGCGCCGTTGCCAAGCACTGCTGACCCGCGCGCGGCAGTGCTTCCCGGATGCCGCCCAATGGGAGTGCGCCGAGTTCTGGAGCGGTCTGCGTCCGGCGACTCCCGGCAATGTGCCGCTGATCGGTGCGACCCGGTACGGCGATCTGTACCTCAATACCGGCCATGGCACCTTGGGCTTCACCGAAGGGCCGGGCTCGGGCAAGGCGCTGGCCATGCTGATCGACGGACGCGATCCGGGTATCGATTTCGATTTTCTGGGAATGAAACAATGACGGTAAGGGAAATGACGCCGTATGAGCTGCTCGGCGGCGAAGGCGTGGTTCGGTGGTTGACCGATCGTTTTTACGACATCATGGACAGCGACCCGGAGGTCAGGACATTGCGGGACATGCATCCGGCGGATCTGTCCGGCTCCCGGCAGAAGCTGTTCATGTTCCTGTCCGGCTGGCTGGGCGGTCCGCAACTGTTCGTCGAGGCGTTCGGTCATCCCCGGCTGCGCATGCGCCACATGCCGTTCGCGGTCGACAGCGCGGCGCGCGATCAGTGGATGCGCTGCATGCGCCAGGCCGTCGGCGAGCTGATTGTCGAGGACTGGCTCAAGGACAAGCTCGTGGAGTCGTTCTACAACACCGCGGACTTCATGCGCAACCGCGAAGGCTGACACTCAGCGCGGACGGTGCCCGCGCTCGATTTGCACGCCGACGGCGCGCACTTCCGGCAGGATGCCGGGCTTGGTGACCGCCACCTTGACCCAAGGCGCGCCGAACTCGTCGCGAATGAAGCGGGCGATGAACTCGGCCAGCGCCTCGACCAGCAGGAAGTGCTGCAGGGCAAGCACTTCGCGCACCCGTTCGGCGACGACCGCGTAATGAATCGTGTCGCCGATGTCGTCCGTGTGGCAGGGGACTTCGCTGGGAATGCCGATCTCCAGATCCAGCAACACGGTCTGGGGCGCCTTGCGCTCCCAGTCGTACACGCCGATAACCGTCTGGGCGCGCATTTCTCGTAAAAAAATGATATCCATTCGAGCAAGACAGTTGGGGTTTACTGTCCAATACCGTAAAATTCGAAGTTTTCCATTCTAGTGGATCTGTCATGAGCACGACAGCTTTTGCGTTTATTCTTGCCTCTTACCTGATCGGCTCGCTGTCGTTCGCCGTGATTGTCAGCCGTCTCATGGGCATGGCCGATCCGCGTTCATACGGTTCGGGCAATCCGGGCGCCACCAATGTCCTCCGAAGCGGCAAGAAGCTCGCCGCGCTGCTGACATTGATCGGCGACGGCGCCAAGGGCTGGGTCGCCGTTTTCCTGACGGCCAGCCTTGGCGCGACGTACGGTCTTGGCCAGCAGGAGATCGCGTTGAGCGGCCTTGCCGTGCTCATCGGTCACATGTGGCCGGTCTTTTTCGGCTTCAAGGGCGGCAAGGGCGTGGCCACGGCGGTGGGGGTGCTGTTCGGTTTCAGTCCGTGGCTGGCGCTCGCCTGTCTTGCCACCTGGCTTTTCATGGCCGTGGTGGTGAAGATCTCGTCGCTGTCCGCGCTGACCGCGGCGGTACTCGCGCCAGTGTACGCCTTTTTCATTGTCGGCACGCAAGGACCTTACTTCGGAACGTGTCTGATCATTGCCATTTTGGTGGTGCACCGGCACAAATCCAACCTGATCAATCTGTTGAGCGGGCGCGAAGACAAGATCGGCGCCAAGGCCGACGATCAATCGGCCAATCGCTGAAAAAGGGGCCGATGGCCCCTTTTTTCGTCTCTGGCGCTGGACATCGCAAAAGGGTGCGGCCATGGTGAAAAAAGCGTTGCTGTTCTGGGCGGCATGGCTCTGCGCGAGCCCGGCCCTGGCGGACGCCCCGCAAGGTCTGGGGCCGTCATGCCCGGATCTGTCCATCGCCGGCATCGAAAGCCGCGACGACGTGCTGCGTTTCATCGCGCGGCTCAAGACCGCGGCCGAGGCGCGTGATGCGAGGGCGCTGATCGGTCTGACTCATTTTCCGGTGCGGGTGAGCGGACGCCCGATGGGGCGCTCCCAGGCGATGCGTTCGGCGAAGCATGTGTTCACGGACAAGGTATACCGGGCGATCCTCGGCCAGGATCCTGCGCAGCTTTTCTGCAATTACCAGGGCGTGATGATCGGCAACGGGCAGATCTGGTTCTCGGCCTTCAACGGGAGGCCGGCCATCATCGCCATCAACCGCTGAGGCGGATCGCAAGGAAGGAGCCCCACCATGAAAACCTCCCGGCATTTCGGTTTGCTGCTGTTCCCCGGTGTGACACAGCTGGATCTGACCGGCCCGGCCGAAGTGTTCGGCTCCGTGCCCGACGCGCAACTGCACCTGATCTGGAAAGACCGTGTGCCGGTGGCGACCGGGCATGGGTGGCGGATCGAGCCGACCACAACCTTCGCCGACTGCCCGCAATTGGACGTGCTGTGCGTTCCGGGCGGAAGCGGTCAGATTGCCCTGATGGATGACGAGGAGACGCTCGACTTCCTGAGGCGTCAGGCTCAGGGCGCCCGCTATGTGACGTCGGTGTGCACGGGATCCCTGGTATTGGCCGCCGCGGGACTGCTACGGGGCTATCGCGCCGCCTGCCATTGGATGTCGCGAGACCAGCTGGCATTGCTGGGGGCGATCCCCGATGCGCGGCGCATCGTGATGGACCGCAATCGCATCACGGGAGGCGGAGTGACGGCGGGGATCGATTTCGGTCTTTTTCTGGTGGCCCTGCTGTGCGGAGAGGACGTGGCGCGCGGCATTGCGCTCGCCATCGAATACGACCCGCACCCGCCGTTCGAGGCGGGAGTGCCGGAACACGCCGGCGAGGCGCTGGTGCGACGGGTCGAGCAAGACGCCGAACGGCGCCAGGCACTCCGGATGGCGGCGACGCTCAGGGCCGCCAAACGGCTGGGGCTCTGACTCAGAAATCCGACAGCGCCTTGACGTGGACGGCGACGCTGCGGGCGAGCGACGAGAGGTCATAGCCGCCTTCCAGCACCGACACGATGCGTCCCTGGCAATACAGGTCGGCGATCTGGATCAGATGGCGGGTGACCCACTCGTAGTCCGATTCGGTGAGTCCGATCGATCCCATGTCGTCTTCGCGATGCCCGTCGAAGCCCGCCGAAATGAACAGCATCTGAGGCTGGAATTCGTGCAGCGCGGGCAGCCAGATGGTTTCGACGGCTTCGCGGAATTCGCGCCCCGTGCTCCCGGCCTTGAGCGGCACATTGTGCATGTTCGGACCCAGCGGGGCATCGCCGCAATAAGGGTAAAAGGGATGCTGGAAGGTCGAGACCATCATGACCCGCGGATCGTCCCGGAAAATCTCTTCCGTCCCGTTGCCGTGGTGCACGTCAAAATCGATGATGGCGACCCGTTCCAGTTTGTACGCGGAGAGTGCGTGCGCCACACCGATGGCGACGTTGTTGAAAAAACAGAAACCCATCGACTTGGCGCTTTCGGCGTGATGGCCTGGAGGGCGCACCGAGCAGAACGCATTGGGCGCCTTTTGCTCGCAGACCAGATCCACGGCCGTGATGACCGCGCCCGCCGCATGACGCGCGGCACTGAGGGTTCCCGGGGACATGGCGGTGTCCGGATCCATGCGGAAGGTGCCGGTGGTCGGCGCGCAAGCCTCGATATAATCGACGTAGCGGGGGGGGTGCACGCGCGCCAGTTGCAGCTCCGTGACCGGCGCGGCCTCGACTTCCTGGAGACTGTCCAGGATCTGGCTGGCCATCAGTTGATCCCGGATGGCGACAAGCCGTTCGGGGCACTCTGGGTGACCGACGCCCATATTGTGGGTCAGGCAGTCCGGATGGGTGACAAAAGCGGTGAGGCCGGTGCTGTGCCAACGATTCTTTAACCAGGTAAACACGCGACGCAGTCCTTGGGTATGCAAGTGGTCTTGTTAAATAGTGCGCTGAAGCGGCGAACAATGCAATCCGTATGTTTGCTTGGTATCTATATGGCTTATTTCTTGCTCATAGACAAAAAAAACCCCGGAGAACCCGGGGCGTGTCGATCATGTCGCGTCAGAGCAGATAGTCCTTGGAAATTCCCTTGCGGCGCAGGATGCGGCGCAATTGCTCAAGTCCCTCGATCTGGATCTGGCGCACGCGTTCGCGTGTCAGGCTGAGCGTGGCGGCCAACTCCTCGAGCGTTGAGATTTCGTGCCCGTTAAGGCCGTAGCGCCGCTCGATGACCATGCGCTGCTTGTCGTTCAGCTGGCTCATCCAGTCATGGACAAACCGTTCGAGCTGAGTGTTGTGCAGCTGCAGTTCCGGTTCTTCGTGTTGCTCGTCGGGAATCGATTCGCCAATGGAGAGCATGGGATCGATATCCAGGGGGGCATCCAGCGAAGCCATTCGTTCGTTCAAGTTCATTACCCGGCGCACGTCGTCGACCGGTTTACCGACTTGCTGGGCGATTTCTTCGAGGGTCGGCTCCCGGCCGATCTGGCTCTCAAGATGCCGTGATGCGCGCAGGTAGACGTTCAGTTCCTTGATGACATGAACCGGCAGCCGGATAGTGCGCGACTGGTTCATGATCGCGCGCTCGATGCTTTGGCGGATCCACCAGGTGGCGTAAGTGGAAAAACGGAAGCCGCGTTCGGGATCGAATTTTTCCAGGGCGTGCATCAGGCCGATATTGCCTTCCTCGACCAGGTCGAGCAGAGCAAGGCCGCGGTTGATGTAGTGCTTGGCGATGTTGACGACGAGCCGCAGGTTGTGCTCGATCATCTTTTGCCTGGCTTCGAACTCGCCGTTGACGACCCGGCGCGCCAGTTCGAGTTCTTCCGCCGGTGTCAGCAAGGCGTTGTTGCCGATATCGTTAAGGTAGATCTGGGTGACATCGGCGACTTCATCGTGAACGTACTGGGTTTCGGCCGCCTCCTCGGTGTCGGCTTCTGCCGCGGTTTCTTCCGTCAGCTCCTCTTCGCCAAGCTCTTCGTCTTCGAGAATATCAGTTTCATTGCTCATGGCTTCCCCCGCCTGATTGAATCCCTGTGCTAGCGGGGGAGTCCGTTCCCCCCCGATCAGGGTTTTTTGTCCAGATACTGCATCGGATCAACCGGTTTGCCGAAGCGGCGAATTTCGAAATGTAGTTTTACCTGATCCGCATCGGTGTTGCCCATTTCGGCAATTTTCTGCCCTTTCTTGACGGACTGCCCCTCCTTGACCAGTAGTTGACTGTTGTGCGCATACGCGGAAAGGAAAGTCTTGTTGTGCTTGATGATGATCAGTTTGCCGTAGCCACGCAGGCCGTTGCCGCTGTACACCACCTTGCCTTCTCCGGCTGCCAGCACCGCCTGTCCGCTGCGGCCGCCGATATCAAGACCTTTATTACTATCCGAGTAGCCCTTTAGCATCTTCCCTTCGGTAGGCCATATCCAGTTTACCGAGTCTTCGTCGGCCGCCGCCGGTTTCTCGCTTGCAGCGGCCGATGCCGGCGCCGTGGCGCGGGCCTGGCTTGCCTCGCGCTTTTTCCCTTCGACCGCTGGGCCGCTGGCATCGGCTTTGGGTGCCGAAACCGTTGTCTTGCCGTTGACGCCTTCGCTCTGGCTGGCGATCTTTTTGGCGGCATCGGCCGAGTAGGGCAGTTTCAAGGCCTTGGGATAGGTCTTGACCGCCGTTCCCGACTGGCCGGCCGCTGCGCTGGCGACCGGCGCCTCTGCCACCGCGGCTCCTGTCGCGCCGCCCTCGGGAGGTGTCAGCCGCAAGGTCTGACCCGCCTTGATGTTGTAGTCGGGCAAATTGTTCCATTTCGCCACATCCTGGTATTTCAGCCCGTGGTTGAGCGAAATGCGGAACAGGTTTTCACCGGGTTGCACCACGTACGCGCCGGACCCTTGCGCGGCCGGCGCCGTTCTCAGCGGCGCGCCTTGCCGGTAGGGCGTTGCCTTGGCCGTTGTCGTGTCCGGCTCCCGGGCCGGAGCCTTTACCGACGGCGCCGTGCCTGCCGGCCGTTCCACCGGAGCCGGTTGTTGAACCATGGTGGTGCATGCCGCCAGAGCCGCCAGAGGCAGCATTCTGACGATACGCGCCAGCGTTCCGAACCGCTTTCCTGTCATTCCAAGATTTTTATATGCTAGTCGGTATGTTTTGTAAATTGTCCGACAGAGAAGGTATGTCGGATAATTGTTAAAATTCTTTGTCATTAGCTGCGTCCCGGTAGCAAAGGTACGAATTTCACCGGATCCAGCCGGGTTTTGTGCATCCCCTGGCTGGTGTTCTCTATAAGCCACAAATGTTGCTCGGTATCGCCGATCGGCATTATCAGCCGCCCGCCCGGCGCCAGCTGGGCGACCAGCGCATCCGGCAGGGCCTTGGCGGCCGCGGTCATTATGATGCCATCGAAAGGGGCGGCCTCCGGCAGACCGAAATGGCCGTCGCCGTGAACGAGTCGCGCCTGCACGAGCCGCGCCGCGCGCAGATTCTGCCGCGCGGTATCCAGCAGCGCGGCGACGCGTTCGATGGAGTAGACTTCCGCCCCCATTTTCAGCAACACGGCGGTCTGGTACCCGCAGCCGGTGCCGATTTCGAGGATTTTTCCGGACTGGCGCCCGGCGAACAGCAGTTCCGTCATGCGTGCCACGGTCAGCGGCTGGGAGATCGTCTGGCCGTGTCCGATGGGGAGCGAAACGTCGTCGTAAGCCCGTGTTGCCAGGGCCTGATCGACGAACAAATGACGGGGAACTTCATACAAGGCTGCCAGTACCCTTTCATCCTTGACTCCGGATTGGCGTAATCGTTCCACCATACGCATCCGGGTCCGGTTGGACAGCATGCCGTAATCCGTACGCGCGGGGGTCAGGGGTTGAGCCATGTATCGAGTCCGTCCAGTTGGCTGTGTGCCGTCAGGTCGATCATCAGGGGGGTGATCGACACGCAACGGTTGGCGAGCGCGCAGAAGTCGGTGCCATCGCCGGCATCCGCCTCCTTGCCCACCGGACCGATCCAGTAGATGGTCTGGCCACGCGGATCGGCGGCCTTGATCACCGGTTCGGCCGCATGGCGGCGCCCAAGCCGCGTGATCCGGGTGCCGGCCAGATCCCCGGGCGGGATGTCGGGCACATTGACGTTGAGCAGCACCGGTTTTTCGAAGGGGTCGGCCTTGAAGCGTTCGACGAGGCGGTCGACGATGCCGGCCGCCGTGGCGAAGTGGCGGCCGGAGTAGCCTGCCAGCGAAACGGCGACCGAGGGAATGCCCAGCAGGTAACCTTCCGTCGCCGCGGCCACCGTACCGGAGTAGAGTGTGTCGTCGCCGGCATTGGGACCATGATTTATCCCGGAAAACACCATGTCGGGTGGCGAGTCGAGCAGGCCCG is part of the Paludibacterium paludis genome and harbors:
- the argC gene encoding N-acetyl-gamma-glutamyl-phosphate reductase, with product MNGMIKVGIVGGTGYTGVELLRLLALHPHAKVCAVTSRKEAGMRVDAMYPSLRGYTDVVFSTPEDAGLGECDVVFFATPNGIAMGEARALLDAGVRVIDLAADFRIGNVAEWEAWYGMRHASPELVAEAVYGLPEVNREAICGARLVANPGCYPTAVQLGFLPLIQSDAIALDSLIADCKSGVSGAGRKAEVSSLLAEAGDSFKAYGVAGHRHLPEIRQGLSRVAGEPVGLTFVPHLTPMIRGIHATLYARLVRDVDLQDVFESRYANERFVDVLPAGSHPETRSVRGGNLCRIAVHRPQGGDTVVVLSVIDNLVKGAAGQAVQNMNLMFGFAEDAGLGIVPLQP
- the erpA gene encoding iron-sulfur cluster insertion protein ErpA, yielding MPSPINFTDSACAKVRDLIAEEGNPDLKLRVFVTGGGCSGFQYGFTFDEIVNEDDTPIDRDGVTFLVDPMSYQYLVGAEIDYQEDLNGSQFVIRNPNAQTTCGCGSSFSV
- a CDS encoding CheR family methyltransferase, coding for MNKLPPIQLPKIEFAREFTFSDADFERVRKIIYKEAGISLNPSKKDMVYGRLVRRIRELKLAGFSAYVDLLESSGGKREFEQFVNALTTNLTFFFREEHHFPILAEHLKKKTGTGEISIWCSAASTGEEPYSLAMTALEAFPGASRPNISILATDLDTSVLETGRKGIYSADKVARLPPGHAVKYFDKLPDGNYQAKALLRNMITFSRLNLIEPNWPIRKTFDAIFCRNVMIYFDRETQHKILKRFSPLLKPDGLLFVGHSENFYFAADTFRLRGKTVYEHTPKT
- a CDS encoding D-amino acid dehydrogenase is translated as MKILVLGAGVVGVSTAWFLARQGHEVVVVDRAAGAARETSFANGGQISVGQSEPWANPSAPWKVLKWLLRDDAPLLFRLKLDPAQWEWGLRFLGECLPGRWQRNMAQMVALGSFSQEAYREIAGHAGLDFDHAKAGIMTLFSTQRELDEGAQRCARLAELGIERRLVSREEMVAIEPALACLAPTLAGGAWCPGDESGDVHRFTTGLAESAARMGVSFLFQTRVNALLPEGGRITGVSVTGPDGHYRILTADRYVLAAGSYSPQLAATAGLRLPVYPAKGYSATVPVSGDGSSAPVVSLTDESHKLVFSRLGQRLRIAGTAELAGYSPTLNTRRCQALLTRARQCFPDAAQWECAEFWSGLRPATPGNVPLIGATRYGDLYLNTGHGTLGFTEGPGSGKALAMLIDGRDPGIDFDFLGMKQ
- a CDS encoding group II truncated hemoglobin, with the protein product MTVREMTPYELLGGEGVVRWLTDRFYDIMDSDPEVRTLRDMHPADLSGSRQKLFMFLSGWLGGPQLFVEAFGHPRLRMRHMPFAVDSAARDQWMRCMRQAVGELIVEDWLKDKLVESFYNTADFMRNREG
- the folB gene encoding dihydroneopterin aldolase, producing the protein MDIIFLREMRAQTVIGVYDWERKAPQTVLLDLEIGIPSEVPCHTDDIGDTIHYAVVAERVREVLALQHFLLVEALAEFIARFIRDEFGAPWVKVAVTKPGILPEVRAVGVQIERGHRPR
- the plsY gene encoding glycerol-3-phosphate 1-O-acyltransferase PlsY; this translates as MSTTAFAFILASYLIGSLSFAVIVSRLMGMADPRSYGSGNPGATNVLRSGKKLAALLTLIGDGAKGWVAVFLTASLGATYGLGQQEIALSGLAVLIGHMWPVFFGFKGGKGVATAVGVLFGFSPWLALACLATWLFMAVVVKISSLSALTAAVLAPVYAFFIVGTQGPYFGTCLIIAILVVHRHKSNLINLLSGREDKIGAKADDQSANR
- a CDS encoding DJ-1/PfpI family protein, producing the protein MKTSRHFGLLLFPGVTQLDLTGPAEVFGSVPDAQLHLIWKDRVPVATGHGWRIEPTTTFADCPQLDVLCVPGGSGQIALMDDEETLDFLRRQAQGARYVTSVCTGSLVLAAAGLLRGYRAACHWMSRDQLALLGAIPDARRIVMDRNRITGGGVTAGIDFGLFLVALLCGEDVARGIALAIEYDPHPPFEAGVPEHAGEALVRRVEQDAERRQALRMAATLRAAKRLGL
- a CDS encoding histone deacetylase family protein; protein product: MFTWLKNRWHSTGLTAFVTHPDCLTHNMGVGHPECPERLVAIRDQLMASQILDSLQEVEAAPVTELQLARVHPPRYVDYIEACAPTTGTFRMDPDTAMSPGTLSAARHAAGAVITAVDLVCEQKAPNAFCSVRPPGHHAESAKSMGFCFFNNVAIGVAHALSAYKLERVAIIDFDVHHGNGTEEIFRDDPRVMMVSTFQHPFYPYCGDAPLGPNMHNVPLKAGSTGREFREAVETIWLPALHEFQPQMLFISAGFDGHREDDMGSIGLTESDYEWVTRHLIQIADLYCQGRIVSVLEGGYDLSSLARSVAVHVKALSDF
- the rpoS gene encoding RNA polymerase sigma factor RpoS yields the protein MSNETDILEDEELGEEELTEETAAEADTEEAAETQYVHDEVADVTQIYLNDIGNNALLTPAEELELARRVVNGEFEARQKMIEHNLRLVVNIAKHYINRGLALLDLVEEGNIGLMHALEKFDPERGFRFSTYATWWIRQSIERAIMNQSRTIRLPVHVIKELNVYLRASRHLESQIGREPTLEEIAQQVGKPVDDVRRVMNLNERMASLDAPLDIDPMLSIGESIPDEQHEEPELQLHNTQLERFVHDWMSQLNDKQRMVIERRYGLNGHEISTLEELAATLSLTRERVRQIQIEGLEQLRRILRRKGISKDYLL
- a CDS encoding peptidoglycan DD-metalloendopeptidase family protein, producing the protein MTGKRFGTLARIVRMLPLAALAACTTMVQQPAPVERPAGTAPSVKAPAREPDTTTAKATPYRQGAPLRTAPAAQGSGAYVVQPGENLFRISLNHGLKYQDVAKWNNLPDYNIKAGQTLRLTPPEGGATGAAVAEAPVASAAAGQSGTAVKTYPKALKLPYSADAAKKIASQSEGVNGKTTVSAPKADASGPAVEGKKREASQARATAPASAAASEKPAAADEDSVNWIWPTEGKMLKGYSDSNKGLDIGGRSGQAVLAAGEGKVVYSGNGLRGYGKLIIIKHNKTFLSAYAHNSQLLVKEGQSVKKGQKIAEMGNTDADQVKLHFEIRRFGKPVDPMQYLDKKP
- a CDS encoding protein-L-isoaspartate(D-aspartate) O-methyltransferase, translated to MAQPLTPARTDYGMLSNRTRMRMVERLRQSGVKDERVLAALYEVPRHLFVDQALATRAYDDVSLPIGHGQTISQPLTVARMTELLFAGRQSGKILEIGTGCGYQTAVLLKMGAEVYSIERVAALLDTARQNLRAARLVQARLVHGDGHFGLPEAAPFDGIIMTAAAKALPDALVAQLAPGGRLIMPIGDTEQHLWLIENTSQGMHKTRLDPVKFVPLLPGRS
- the surE gene encoding 5'/3'-nucleotidase SurE, whose translation is MKFLISNDDGYNAEGIAVLARTLARHGEVIVVAPERDRSGASNSLTLDRPLRVREAPSGFHYVNGTPTDCVHLAVTGLLDSPPDMVFSGINHGPNAGDDTLYSGTVAAATEGYLLGIPSVAVSLAGYSGRHFATAAGIVDRLVERFKADPFEKPVLLNVNVPDIPPGDLAGTRITRLGRRHAAEPVIKAADPRGQTIYWIGPVGKEADAGDGTDFCALANRCVSITPLMIDLTAHSQLDGLDTWLNP